In the Acidaminococcales bacterium genome, CCCTCTCCCCTTCCGGCGGGCGGGGGCGGCCGGCCAAGGCGCCCAGCACCATGACGCTGCCCGAGAGCGCGCCGCACAGATCGCCGGCGTGTCCGATCCCTCCGCCGAAACAACTGGCAAGCCTTACGTTTTCCCCTATCCCCAGATTGCATAGCTCATCGAAAGTAACGACGATCGCCTCGGCGCAATTGATGCCTTTTTTGTATTTTTCCCCGCTCAGCGCCGCCGCTTTTTCCACAAATGCCCCCATGTTCGTCTCCCCCCTTATTTTGTGCGGCGCAAAGCGCCGCCTTGCTCCTTGCGGTCAAAAAACATTTTGCGGTTTTTGTAATATACGGGCCTTAGCCCGATGCTTTCGGCCATTTCCCAAGCCGCGGCGATCCCGCGCCCGACGTTTTCGGCGCAATGGGCATCGGAACCGATCGTTACATATTTGCCCCCCAACTCGCGGTAACGGCGGTAAAGCGCAAACAGGCAAGCAACGGCCGTTTTGTCGTCGAACCGGCGCGTATTGATTTCCAGGACTTTTTCTTTTTTTAGGAGTTCGGCGCAGACCGCCGACCACTCAGCGTAAAAATCGTCTATATATAAATTCCGGTCGCTGTAGGCCGCGTAACGGCAAATATAGTCAACATGCCCAAGCGTGTCGAAATCATCGAAATCACGCACGCAATCCGCCATGACCGCGAGATAACGCCCGTAAACCGCCTTTTTTTCGTTGTTTAGCGTATAGGCGGGGCTGTAAATGTCGATCCCGTCCACCACGTGGATGGAACCGATTATCTCGTCAAACGGCCAGCCTTTTATGATTTCCTTGTTTTTCTCCGCGCACTCGGCCCGAAGCCCCAGTTCCAAGCCGAGCAGCAGCTCGCTTTCTTTGCGCAAAGGATTCAGCGTGGCAAAATATTCATTGAAATCAAAGAC is a window encoding:
- a CDS encoding C-GCAxxG-C-C family protein encodes the protein MGAFVEKAAALSGEKYKKGINCAEAIVVTFDELCNLGIGENVRLASCFGGGIGHAGDLCGALSGSVMVLGALAGRPRPPEGERASMYDLSKGFYEKFAAANSAANCDTLRKFDFGTREQNINCLKLVVKTASLLAEYLAQKGLAAEN
- a CDS encoding histidinol-phosphatase HisJ family protein — protein: MFDTHLHTTFSCDSRMDHRQALSAAQKLGIGIIITEHLDLDYPENPEEFVFDFNEYFATLNPLRKESELLLGLELGLRAECAEKNKEIIKGWPFDEIIGSIHVVDGIDIYSPAYTLNNEKKAVYGRYLAVMADCVRDFDDFDTLGHVDYICRYAAYSDRNLYIDDFYAEWSAVCAELLKKEKVLEINTRRFDDKTAVACLFALYRRYRELGGKYVTIGSDAHCAENVGRGIAAAWEMAESIGLRPVYYKNRKMFFDRKEQGGALRRTK